One segment of Fructilactobacillus hinvesii DNA contains the following:
- the argH gene encoding argininosuccinate lyase: MMSKKLWGGRFQAETNQLVDDFGASIGFDQLMAEEDLMGSLAHVKMLGHTGILKQDEVEQITTGLKSLQDELKEGKLQFSTANEDIHMNLEALLTERIGPVAGKLHTARSRNDQVATDFHLYVKRRLPQILAAIKELQATLLKLAEKNVKTVMPGYTHLQHAQPISLAQSFLAYFNMLQRDYERFEFNQKHTDLLPLGAAALAGTTFPIDREYTAQELEFDAVYPNSLDAVSDRDFALEFLSNCSILMMHLSRFCEELSLWVSQEFNFVELSDAYTTGSSIMPQKKNPDMVELIRGKTGRVYGHLIGLLTTMKGLPLAYNKDLQEDKEGVFDTVKTILPTLKIFTGMLQTMKINKEQMYASTENDYSNATELADYLASKGVPFREAHGIVGQLVFKGIQEHRNLQEMSLAELQAASPLIENDVYHELQPEVAVERRNSLGGTGFKSIQQQIEQAQQTLAQE, from the coding sequence ATCATGAGTAAAAAGCTATGGGGCGGCCGGTTTCAAGCAGAAACGAATCAACTAGTCGATGATTTTGGGGCGTCAATTGGATTTGATCAATTGATGGCCGAAGAAGATCTAATGGGATCCTTAGCGCACGTTAAAATGCTGGGTCATACCGGTATTTTGAAGCAGGACGAGGTTGAGCAAATTACCACTGGATTAAAATCTTTACAGGATGAATTAAAGGAAGGAAAGTTACAATTTTCGACCGCAAACGAAGATATCCATATGAACCTGGAAGCTTTGCTGACAGAGCGAATTGGACCGGTTGCTGGGAAACTGCATACGGCCCGTTCGCGGAATGACCAGGTGGCCACTGACTTTCATTTGTATGTGAAACGGCGTTTACCTCAGATTTTAGCCGCCATTAAGGAACTGCAAGCTACGTTACTAAAACTGGCTGAAAAAAATGTCAAAACGGTTATGCCGGGCTATACCCATTTACAGCATGCACAACCAATTTCGTTAGCTCAGTCGTTTCTGGCGTACTTTAACATGTTACAACGAGACTACGAGCGGTTTGAATTTAACCAAAAGCACACTGATTTATTACCACTCGGTGCTGCGGCCTTAGCTGGAACGACTTTTCCGATTGACCGGGAATATACCGCTCAAGAATTGGAATTTGATGCGGTCTATCCTAACTCGTTAGATGCCGTTTCTGATCGGGATTTTGCTCTGGAATTTTTAAGTAATTGCTCGATTTTAATGATGCATCTCTCCCGTTTTTGTGAAGAATTAAGTTTATGGGTAAGTCAGGAATTCAACTTCGTCGAGCTCAGCGATGCCTATACCACTGGTAGTTCGATTATGCCACAAAAGAAGAATCCGGACATGGTGGAACTAATTCGTGGCAAAACGGGACGAGTTTATGGGCATTTAATTGGATTGTTAACAACGATGAAGGGATTGCCCCTTGCCTATAATAAGGATTTGCAAGAGGATAAAGAGGGTGTTTTTGATACGGTTAAAACGATTTTACCCACTCTGAAAATCTTTACCGGAATGTTGCAAACGATGAAAATTAACAAAGAGCAAATGTACGCTAGCACTGAAAACGACTATTCCAATGCTACCGAGTTAGCTGATTATTTAGCTAGCAAGGGAGTCCCATTCAGAGAAGCCCATGGCATCGTGGGGCAATTAGTGTTTAAAGGCATTCAGGAACACCGGAATCTCCAGGAGATGTCATTAGCTGAATTACAAGCAGCCTCGCCATTGATTGAAAATGATGTGTATCATGAGCTACAGCCAGAGGTAGCAGTGGAACGGCGCAATTCACTAGGGGGAACTGGATTTAAGTCGATTCAACAGCAAATTGAACAGGCTCAACAAACATTAGCTCAAGAATAA
- a CDS encoding argininosuccinate synthase, whose amino-acid sequence MTNQKVVLAYSGGLDTSVAIAWLIDRGYDVVACCVNVGEEKDAAMLEAKALKTGAVAAYVIDAKDEFADNYLTLALQGNVLYEGVYPLVSALSRPLIVQKLVEVAKQVGATAIAHGCTGKGNDQVRFEVAIHSLAPNVEVLSPVRDWHWSREEEIDYAKEHDIAIPIDLDSPYSIDANIWGRANEAGILEDPWVSAPADAFAMTNSIADAPDQATELVISFKHGKPVALDGQAMDFAPMIETLNQIAGENGVGRIDHIENRLVGIKSREIYEAPAATVLIKAHQALENLTLERDLAHYKLTVEKELSELIYNGLWFSPLMKALQAFITTSQQVVTGDVRLSLCKGNVTILGRKSNWSLYDKDLATYTAADSFDQEAAKGFIKLWGLPTQVAAQVKQKEEGHHE is encoded by the coding sequence ATGACAAACCAAAAAGTAGTATTAGCATATTCAGGTGGATTAGATACCTCGGTCGCAATTGCGTGGTTAATCGATCGGGGTTACGACGTGGTGGCTTGCTGCGTGAACGTTGGTGAAGAAAAAGATGCGGCGATGTTGGAAGCAAAGGCCTTAAAAACTGGAGCAGTGGCAGCGTACGTAATTGATGCGAAGGATGAGTTTGCTGATAATTATTTGACGTTAGCACTCCAAGGAAATGTTTTATACGAAGGGGTCTACCCGCTCGTATCTGCTTTATCACGTCCCTTGATTGTCCAAAAGTTAGTGGAGGTTGCTAAACAAGTGGGCGCAACGGCAATTGCCCACGGATGTACCGGGAAAGGAAACGACCAAGTACGATTTGAAGTAGCTATTCATTCCCTTGCTCCAAACGTGGAAGTCCTCAGTCCAGTGCGGGATTGGCATTGGTCTCGAGAGGAAGAGATTGATTATGCTAAGGAACATGACATTGCCATTCCCATTGATTTGGATTCGCCATATTCTATCGACGCTAACATCTGGGGCCGGGCTAATGAAGCCGGTATTTTAGAAGATCCGTGGGTAAGTGCACCAGCGGATGCCTTTGCGATGACCAATTCGATTGCGGATGCTCCCGATCAAGCAACGGAACTCGTGATTAGTTTTAAGCACGGAAAACCAGTAGCTTTAGATGGACAAGCAATGGACTTTGCTCCAATGATTGAAACTTTGAATCAAATTGCCGGAGAAAATGGGGTCGGCCGGATTGACCACATTGAAAATCGGTTAGTGGGAATTAAATCCAGAGAAATTTACGAAGCCCCGGCTGCTACAGTGTTGATTAAAGCGCACCAGGCCCTTGAAAATCTGACGTTAGAACGGGATTTAGCCCACTACAAACTTACCGTTGAAAAAGAACTAAGTGAGTTAATTTACAATGGATTGTGGTTCTCACCGTTAATGAAAGCCCTGCAAGCCTTCATCACCACTAGTCAACAAGTTGTAACTGGTGACGTCCGTCTGAGCCTTTGCAAAGGCAACGTTACCATTCTAGGACGGAAATCAAATTGGAGCTTGTATGACAAGGATCTTGCTACTTACACGGCTGCTGATTCCTTTGATCAGGAAGCAGCCAAGGGCTTCATTAAACTGTGGGGCTTACCGACCCAAGTAGCTGCACAAGTTAAGCAAAAAGAGGAAGGTCATCATGAGTAA
- a CDS encoding amino acid ABC transporter ATP-binding protein yields the protein MTNPLIKIDHIQKQFEKNQVLKDINGVVNQGEVVCIIGPSGSGKSTLLRCINQLETPTAGAVWFNGKDLTKETAQQLSTLGESIGMVFQNFNLFPNLTVMENLTLAPMRVKKLSQTEAQKIGMKYLDRVGLAQKADAYPASLSGGQQQRVAIARALSMNPEVMLFDEPTSALDPEMVGEVLQVMQELAEEKMTMIVVTHEMGFAKQVADQVWFMDGGYLLEKDTPEAVFEHPMEERTKDFINKIIVD from the coding sequence ATGACTAATCCATTGATTAAAATTGATCACATTCAAAAGCAATTCGAAAAGAACCAGGTTTTAAAAGACATTAACGGAGTGGTAAATCAGGGGGAAGTAGTTTGCATCATCGGGCCCTCGGGATCTGGGAAAAGTACTTTACTCCGGTGCATTAACCAGTTGGAAACACCGACGGCTGGAGCGGTCTGGTTTAACGGCAAGGATCTGACTAAGGAAACAGCTCAGCAGCTTTCCACGCTAGGCGAATCAATCGGGATGGTGTTTCAGAATTTTAATTTATTCCCGAACTTAACGGTCATGGAAAATCTCACGTTGGCCCCAATGCGGGTGAAAAAGTTAAGCCAAACGGAAGCACAAAAAATTGGGATGAAGTATCTAGATCGGGTTGGATTAGCGCAAAAAGCGGATGCTTATCCGGCCAGCTTATCTGGAGGACAGCAGCAACGGGTGGCAATCGCCCGGGCCCTGTCGATGAATCCGGAGGTAATGTTATTTGATGAACCAACTAGTGCTCTTGATCCAGAAATGGTGGGCGAAGTGTTGCAAGTAATGCAGGAACTAGCAGAAGAAAAGATGACCATGATCGTGGTTACCCACGAAATGGGCTTTGCCAAACAGGTGGCTGATCAAGTCTGGTTCATGGACGGCGGTTATCTGTTAGAAAAAGATACACCTGAAGCCGTTTTTGAACATCCAATGGAAGAACGGACTAAGGATTTTATTAATAAAATCATCGTTGATTAA